A region of Curvibacter sp. AEP1-3 DNA encodes the following proteins:
- a CDS encoding glycoside hydrolase family 13 protein has translation MNALTRTGTPWWKHSTVYQIYPRSFADSNGDGIGDLPGITSRLDHLQQLGVDVVWLSPIYSSPNDDNGYDISNYRNIMAEFGTLADFDAMLAAMHARGIKLMMDLVVNHSSDEHHWFTEARKSRDNPYHDYYIWREPQADGSPPTNWEAAFTGSVWEWNEPTSEYYMHMFSKKQPDLNWENPALRQEVYALMRFWLDRGVDGFRMDVINMISKPWNADGSLPQAPVVREGFLQPGFALSCNGPKLGEFLREMREQVLDHYDTITVGEAPLATIRQGVELTHAQEGALNMLFQFEHMDLDCISGHPNGKWALKRLHLPDLKASMMRWQDALAEHGWNSLYLCNHDQPRPVSRFGDDGVYRVPSAKMLATFLHGFQGTPYVYQGEELGMTNVQFPSIEDYQDIEIRNMYRVAVHERGQDPQQVMQSIWAKGRDNARTPMQWSDSPNAGFTTGTPWLALNPRYPEINAAQAVADADSVFHHYHQLIALRKQEPLLVHGRTEMLLPEHPHVVAYMRTAESDSARLLVLCNFSAEPQTVLWDGALKFETAELLLGNYQTDNAELAQRLQSPTLRPFEALLVKLRPH, from the coding sequence ATGAACGCCCTCACACGCACCGGTACCCCCTGGTGGAAACACAGCACCGTCTACCAGATCTACCCCCGCTCGTTCGCTGACAGCAATGGCGACGGCATCGGCGACCTGCCGGGCATCACCTCCCGCTTGGACCATCTGCAACAGCTTGGTGTCGATGTGGTGTGGCTCTCGCCCATCTACAGCTCGCCCAACGACGACAACGGCTACGACATCTCGAACTACCGCAACATCATGGCCGAGTTCGGCACGCTGGCCGACTTCGACGCCATGTTGGCGGCCATGCATGCACGCGGCATCAAGCTCATGATGGACCTGGTGGTCAACCACAGCTCGGACGAGCACCACTGGTTTACCGAGGCGCGCAAAAGCCGCGACAACCCGTACCACGACTACTACATCTGGCGCGAGCCGCAGGCGGACGGATCACCTCCCACCAACTGGGAAGCCGCGTTCACCGGTTCCGTGTGGGAATGGAACGAGCCCACCAGCGAGTACTACATGCACATGTTCAGCAAAAAACAGCCGGACCTGAACTGGGAGAACCCGGCTCTGCGCCAGGAGGTGTATGCCCTTATGCGCTTCTGGCTGGACCGGGGGGTGGACGGTTTCCGCATGGACGTCATCAACATGATCTCCAAGCCCTGGAATGCCGATGGCAGCCTGCCGCAAGCGCCGGTGGTACGCGAAGGCTTTTTGCAGCCGGGTTTCGCCCTGAGCTGCAACGGCCCGAAGCTGGGTGAATTCCTGCGCGAAATGCGCGAGCAGGTGCTGGACCACTACGACACCATCACCGTGGGCGAGGCACCGCTGGCCACCATCCGCCAGGGCGTGGAGCTGACCCACGCGCAGGAAGGTGCGCTCAACATGCTGTTCCAATTCGAGCACATGGACCTGGATTGCATCAGCGGCCACCCCAACGGCAAGTGGGCCCTCAAGCGCCTGCACCTGCCCGACCTCAAAGCCAGCATGATGCGCTGGCAGGATGCACTGGCCGAACATGGCTGGAACAGCCTGTACTTGTGCAACCACGACCAGCCCCGCCCGGTATCCCGCTTCGGGGACGACGGTGTTTACCGGGTGCCAAGCGCCAAAATGCTGGCCACCTTTTTGCACGGCTTTCAGGGCACGCCCTATGTGTACCAGGGCGAAGAGCTGGGCATGACGAATGTGCAGTTTCCAAGCATCGAGGACTACCAAGACATCGAGATCCGCAATATGTACCGCGTGGCAGTGCACGAGCGCGGCCAGGACCCGCAGCAGGTGATGCAATCCATTTGGGCCAAGGGCCGGGACAACGCGCGTACCCCCATGCAGTGGAGCGATAGCCCCAACGCAGGTTTCACCACCGGTACCCCGTGGCTGGCGCTGAACCCGCGCTACCCGGAGATCAATGCAGCCCAAGCGGTAGCCGATGCGGACTCGGTGTTCCACCACTACCACCAGCTGATAGCCCTGCGAAAGCAGGAGCCTCTGCTGGTGCACGGCCGCACGGAGATGTTGCTGCCGGAGCACCCCCATGTAGTGGCCTACATGCGGACTGCAGAGAGCGACAGTGCCCGCCTGCTGGTGCTGTGCAACTTCAGCGCCGAACCACAAACTGTGCTGTGGGATGGTGCGTTGAAGTTCGAAACCGCAGAGCTGCTGCTGGGCAACTACCAGACAGATAACGCCGAACTGGCGCAGCGGCTGCAGAGTCCGACCCTGCGCCCCTTTGAGGCACTACTGGTCAAGCTGCGCCCACACTGA
- a CDS encoding quinone oxidoreductase family protein: MSSVTSRAIHIAQHGGPEQLQLVQVTVGEPGPGEVRIRHHAVGLNFIDVYQRSGLYPMNLPVQLGMEAAGVIEAVGEGVSHLKVGDRAAYASQPPGSYCEVRVMPAKCVCKLPDGISFETGAAMMLKGLTAQYLLKRTLPQGGLQAGDFVLFHAAAGGVGLIACQWAKALGLRLIATAGSEEKCALALANGAEHAINYRAEDFAARVKEITGGQGVKVVYDSVGKDTWDKSLDCLAPFGLMASFGNASGPVAPFSPGILGPKGSIYVTRQTLFTHIATRESTQAMADDLFDVVLSGKVKIHIAQRYALEDVQQAHKDLEARLTTGCTILTL, encoded by the coding sequence ATGAGTTCAGTGACATCCCGCGCCATTCACATCGCCCAGCATGGCGGCCCCGAACAGCTGCAGTTGGTGCAGGTCACCGTGGGCGAACCCGGCCCCGGCGAGGTGCGCATCCGCCACCATGCGGTGGGGCTGAACTTCATCGACGTGTACCAGCGCTCCGGCCTGTACCCCATGAATCTGCCAGTGCAGTTGGGTATGGAAGCAGCGGGCGTGATTGAAGCAGTGGGCGAGGGCGTGAGTCATCTCAAAGTGGGCGACCGCGCCGCCTACGCCAGCCAGCCGCCGGGCAGTTACTGCGAAGTACGGGTGATGCCCGCCAAGTGCGTGTGCAAGCTGCCTGACGGCATCAGCTTCGAGACCGGTGCCGCCATGATGCTCAAGGGCCTGACCGCCCAGTACCTGCTCAAGCGCACGCTGCCTCAAGGCGGCTTGCAGGCCGGCGACTTTGTGCTCTTTCATGCTGCCGCAGGTGGGGTGGGGCTGATTGCCTGTCAGTGGGCCAAGGCGTTGGGCTTGCGCCTGATTGCGACTGCCGGTTCAGAAGAAAAATGTGCTCTGGCGCTCGCCAATGGTGCGGAGCATGCTATCAATTACAGAGCAGAGGACTTTGCGGCCCGTGTCAAGGAAATCACAGGCGGCCAGGGGGTGAAGGTGGTGTACGACTCGGTGGGCAAAGACACCTGGGACAAGTCGCTGGACTGTCTGGCCCCCTTCGGCTTGATGGCCAGCTTCGGCAATGCCTCCGGCCCCGTGGCCCCGTTCTCGCCCGGCATCCTCGGGCCCAAGGGTTCCATCTATGTGACACGCCAAACCTTGTTCACCCACATTGCTACCCGTGAAAGCACGCAGGCCATGGCGGACGACCTGTTTGACGTTGTGCTCAGTGGAAAAGTCAAGATCCACATCGCCCAGCGCTATGCCCTGGAGGATGTGCAACAGGCCCACAAAGACCTGGAAGCCCGCCTGACGACGGGCTGCACTATTCTGACCCTGTAA
- a CDS encoding DMT family transporter gives MTQRLTPTAALLLVIPPLMWSGNAVVGRMVAPLISPMTLNLLRWAIAFLILLPLASRVLRANSGLWPQWKRFALLSLFSIGGYNALLYLALNTSTAINVTLVGASTPVWMLLIGRLLFKAPVSRKQLLGAVLSIGGVLLVLGRGDWQVITHLRLVPGDLYVLLASIGWAAYSWLLAHPTPESEEIRSDWSTFLMGQIVFGLGWSLAFTSGEWLLTPAHIDWSLGLAAALAFIALGPAVIAYGTWGAGVSRAGPAVAGFFINLTPLFTAVLSSIFLGEAPKLYHALAFVLIVSGIVLSSRK, from the coding sequence ATGACTCAACGCCTGACCCCGACTGCCGCCCTCCTGCTTGTGATTCCTCCCTTGATGTGGTCAGGCAATGCAGTGGTAGGCCGTATGGTGGCGCCGCTGATTTCGCCCATGACTCTCAACCTGCTGCGCTGGGCCATTGCTTTCCTGATTTTGCTGCCCCTGGCCAGCCGCGTGCTGCGCGCTAACAGCGGTTTGTGGCCGCAATGGAAACGATTTGCCCTGCTCAGCCTGTTCAGCATCGGTGGATACAACGCACTCTTGTATCTGGCGCTGAACACCTCCACCGCCATCAACGTCACGCTGGTGGGTGCCAGCACACCGGTGTGGATGTTGCTCATCGGCCGCCTGCTGTTCAAGGCACCGGTGTCGCGCAAACAACTGTTGGGCGCGGTGCTGTCCATAGGAGGCGTGCTGCTGGTCCTGGGCCGTGGGGACTGGCAGGTCATCACCCATTTGCGTCTTGTGCCCGGCGATTTGTATGTGCTGCTGGCGTCCATCGGGTGGGCCGCCTACAGCTGGTTGTTGGCCCACCCCACCCCCGAGTCCGAAGAAATCCGCTCCGACTGGTCCACCTTCTTGATGGGGCAGATTGTGTTCGGGCTGGGCTGGTCTCTGGCGTTTACCAGCGGTGAATGGCTGCTCACTCCCGCACACATCGACTGGAGCCTCGGGCTTGCCGCCGCACTGGCCTTTATTGCATTGGGGCCCGCGGTCATTGCCTATGGCACCTGGGGGGCCGGCGTCTCTCGTGCGGGCCCTGCGGTAGCGGGGTTCTTCATCAACCTCACACCCTTGTTCACCGCAGTGCTGTCGTCCATCTTCCTGGGTGAAGCACCCAAGCTTTACCACGCGCTGGCCTTTGTGCTCATCGTCTCCGGCATTGTTCTCTCTTCCCGCAAGTAA
- the lspA gene encoding signal peptidase II has translation MDSGKSSGMLLWLGLAFILLLADQFTKTLILGYYHLGDSTYVTSFFNVVRVHNTGAAFSFLADAGGWQRWFFTGLGFVAAAVIVWLLRSHAGQKLFSFAMACILGGAIGNVVDRLMHGYVVDFLDFHWNGMHFPAFNVADCAISVGAMCLILDELLRVRKT, from the coding sequence ATGGACTCCGGCAAAAGCAGCGGCATGCTGCTGTGGCTGGGTTTGGCCTTTATCTTGCTGCTGGCAGATCAGTTCACCAAAACGCTGATCCTCGGCTATTACCACTTGGGTGACAGCACCTATGTCACCAGCTTCTTCAATGTGGTCCGGGTGCACAACACCGGCGCTGCGTTTTCGTTTCTGGCGGATGCGGGCGGCTGGCAACGCTGGTTCTTCACGGGACTGGGCTTTGTGGCAGCAGCGGTCATCGTCTGGCTGCTGCGCTCGCACGCGGGTCAGAAGCTGTTCAGCTTTGCGATGGCCTGCATTCTGGGCGGTGCAATCGGGAACGTTGTAGACCGCCTGATGCACGGCTATGTGGTGGACTTTCTGGACTTTCACTGGAATGGCATGCACTTTCCGGCCTTCAATGTGGCTGACTGTGCAATTTCAGTGGGGGCCATGTGCCTGATACTGGACGAACTGCTGCGGGTCAGAAAAACCTGA
- a CDS encoding Na/Pi cotransporter family protein translates to MTHLLNLFAAIALLVWGTQQVRTGILRVFGANLRTILSRSVSNRFAAAISGIGVTAVVQSSTATALIVSSFVGQGLIKLPAALAVMLGADIGTSLMAVVFSRDLSWLSPLFIFVGVVLFISKQSTTPGRVGRVLIGLGLMLLALKLVTQSTAVLTQAPAVKALLGSLSSDLLLELLVGATLAVVSYSSLAIVLLTATLASTAVIPVDVALGLVLGANLGSGLLAVLTTLNANIETRQVPLGNLVFKVLGVLAVSLFPGMWMRVAGPYISDAATLVVGFHLAFNIGVGIAFIGFTQVVAGWVEHWLPKPDKTTVAGRQRHLDPTALATPSLAISCAVREAMHQADVVETMLMGSIKVMKESDVNLAQELRKMDDTVDELYSDIKYYLTKISREALGENEAKRWTDIISFTINMEQIGDIIERVIQDIEDKKINKGRQFSEAGLAEICELHARLLDNLRLGMSVFLNGNVRDARRLLEEKTKFRDLERQYAATHIARLADNTLPSIETSSLHLDLISDLKRINSHICSIAYPILDSAGELAPNRLRLPQETSGR, encoded by the coding sequence GTGACCCACCTGCTGAATCTGTTTGCCGCGATAGCGTTGTTGGTGTGGGGGACTCAGCAGGTAAGGACGGGAATTCTCCGGGTGTTCGGTGCCAATCTGCGCACCATCCTGTCCCGCAGCGTCAGCAACCGGTTTGCCGCTGCCATCTCCGGCATCGGGGTCACTGCCGTGGTGCAGTCCAGCACTGCCACGGCGCTGATCGTCTCTTCGTTTGTAGGACAGGGGCTTATCAAGTTGCCCGCGGCACTCGCCGTGATGCTGGGCGCCGACATCGGCACCAGCCTGATGGCCGTCGTCTTTTCGCGCGACCTGTCCTGGCTTTCGCCCCTGTTCATTTTTGTGGGAGTGGTGCTGTTCATTTCCAAACAGTCCACCACACCCGGTCGAGTGGGCCGCGTATTGATCGGGCTGGGCCTGATGTTGCTGGCACTCAAGCTGGTCACCCAATCCACCGCCGTCCTCACTCAGGCACCTGCCGTCAAGGCACTGCTGGGAAGCCTGAGCAGTGACCTGCTACTGGAGCTACTGGTAGGCGCCACCTTGGCCGTGGTGTCGTACTCCAGCCTGGCCATCGTGCTGCTGACTGCGACGCTGGCCAGTACCGCTGTGATACCGGTGGATGTGGCCCTCGGGCTCGTGCTGGGCGCCAACTTGGGCAGCGGCCTGCTGGCCGTTCTGACCACGCTGAACGCGAACATCGAAACCCGGCAGGTGCCGCTAGGCAACCTGGTGTTCAAGGTGCTGGGCGTGCTGGCGGTGTCGCTATTCCCCGGAATGTGGATGCGTGTGGCCGGCCCCTACATCAGTGATGCGGCCACCTTGGTGGTGGGCTTTCACCTCGCGTTCAACATCGGGGTGGGCATTGCGTTTATCGGTTTCACCCAGGTTGTGGCCGGGTGGGTCGAGCACTGGTTGCCCAAGCCCGACAAAACCACCGTGGCCGGCCGCCAGCGCCACCTCGACCCCACGGCACTGGCCACCCCCAGCCTGGCAATTTCATGCGCAGTGCGTGAGGCCATGCACCAGGCCGATGTGGTGGAAACCATGCTGATGGGCAGCATCAAGGTCATGAAGGAAAGCGATGTGAATCTGGCGCAGGAACTGCGCAAGATGGACGACACGGTGGATGAGCTCTACAGCGACATCAAGTACTACCTGACCAAAATCTCCCGCGAGGCGCTGGGCGAGAACGAAGCCAAACGCTGGACCGACATCATCAGCTTCACGATCAATATGGAGCAGATCGGCGACATCATTGAGCGGGTGATCCAGGACATTGAGGACAAAAAAATCAACAAAGGCCGCCAGTTCTCGGAAGCTGGTCTGGCCGAGATTTGCGAACTGCATGCCCGTCTGCTGGACAACCTGCGCCTGGGCATGAGCGTGTTCCTGAACGGCAATGTGCGTGACGCACGCCGTCTGCTGGAAGAAAAAACCAAATTCCGTGATCTGGAGCGCCAGTACGCTGCTACCCACATCGCCCGTCTGGCCGACAACACCCTGCCGAGCATCGAAACCAGCTCGCTGCATCTGGATTTGATCAGCGATCTCAAGCGCATCAACTCGCATATCTGCTCTATCGCTTACCCGATTCTGGATTCAGCAGGTGAGCTGGCCCCCAACCGTTTGCGCTTGCCACAGGAAACTTCGGGTCGCTGA
- a CDS encoding MFS transporter has translation MHAAEHHGTPAQLRRAIWATRGLFTVLGVFSAVWGVHIPSVKRQYDLGEAALSLVLVAAALGAIAALFFAGRVIGRLGARNAAAACAAVMAAMLSMVLHWPGLPWVLASMLVFGASLSVYDVAINTEGSVLETAGGRPIMGSLHGMFSVGAMAGAALASGLLRAGVPATWQLSVVAVLVALCILVGSRWMLPTPAPSTQPKAHFTWPRGALLIMGLLTFAGMSAEGVMFDWCVLYLQQEVRMPHELAALGYSACAGAMAVMRFAADRLRARHSEQRLLQVSGSITAVSMAVVLIVGQPWVAIVGCGLVGAGLAMIVPILYGAASRVPGTTPAAAIAAVSSIGYAGFMVGPPLIGVIAQHASLTAAMAVVVVAATILALSARFVPEKAA, from the coding sequence ATGCACGCAGCTGAACATCACGGCACGCCCGCGCAGTTACGCCGCGCCATTTGGGCGACGCGGGGCCTGTTTACCGTGCTGGGCGTCTTCAGCGCGGTATGGGGCGTGCACATTCCGTCCGTCAAGCGTCAGTACGACCTGGGCGAGGCAGCGCTCTCGCTGGTGCTGGTCGCAGCCGCGCTGGGGGCAATTGCAGCATTGTTCTTCGCGGGCCGGGTGATCGGCCGGCTGGGCGCGCGCAATGCTGCAGCGGCTTGTGCGGCGGTGATGGCTGCCATGTTGAGCATGGTGTTGCATTGGCCGGGGCTGCCGTGGGTGTTGGCGTCCATGCTGGTGTTCGGTGCTTCGCTCAGCGTGTACGACGTGGCCATCAATACCGAAGGCTCGGTGCTGGAGACCGCAGGGGGGCGGCCCATCATGGGCAGCTTGCATGGCATGTTCAGCGTGGGGGCCATGGCGGGTGCGGCGCTGGCGTCCGGCCTCTTGCGTGCCGGGGTTCCTGCCACCTGGCAGTTGTCGGTGGTGGCCGTGTTGGTGGCGCTGTGCATTCTGGTGGGCTCGCGCTGGATGCTGCCCACGCCGGCGCCCAGCACCCAGCCCAAAGCGCACTTCACTTGGCCGCGTGGCGCCTTGCTCATCATGGGCTTGCTCACCTTTGCTGGCATGAGTGCCGAGGGTGTGATGTTTGACTGGTGTGTGCTCTACCTGCAGCAGGAAGTACGCATGCCGCACGAGCTGGCGGCCTTGGGCTACTCCGCCTGTGCCGGGGCCATGGCGGTGATGCGATTTGCCGCCGACCGGCTGCGGGCCCGCCATAGCGAGCAGCGTTTGCTGCAGGTGAGTGGCTCCATCACCGCGGTGTCCATGGCGGTGGTGCTCATCGTCGGGCAGCCGTGGGTGGCCATCGTGGGCTGCGGGCTGGTGGGTGCGGGGCTGGCGATGATTGTTCCCATCCTCTACGGCGCAGCGAGCCGCGTGCCGGGCACCACGCCGGCTGCGGCGATTGCTGCAGTCTCGTCCATCGGCTATGCCGGTTTTATGGTCGGTCCGCCGCTGATTGGTGTGATCGCGCAGCACGCATCGCTGACCGCTGCCATGGCGGTGGTGGTAGTGGCTGCCACCATTCTCGCCCTCAGTGCCCGTTTTGTGCCGGAGAAGGCGGCTTGA